In Corynebacterium nuruki S6-4, the following proteins share a genomic window:
- a CDS encoding FadR/GntR family transcriptional regulator — protein MNDAGEWVPVVRSSTHALVVEAIEDRILSGDLTVGDLLPPERQLAENLGVSRAAAREAIRVLEGQGVLESHVGSGKRAGTFVAAMPSQALSRFLKLHVALSNFDLDEVVQTRVILEVASVRMAAENRSDPDRETVLAEMRDATVEMADRTASRAAFNDADTRFHIALARAGGNRLFADLTQAIRESLRIPNLRGFEGIVDWEGFSDLLRDQHGQILDAIEAGDADRAEAVVRAHIATASRTLPLTR, from the coding sequence ATGAACGACGCAGGTGAATGGGTACCGGTGGTCCGTTCCAGCACGCACGCGCTGGTGGTCGAGGCGATCGAGGACCGGATCCTGTCCGGCGACCTCACCGTGGGGGACCTGTTACCCCCGGAGCGTCAGCTCGCCGAGAACCTGGGGGTGAGCCGGGCGGCGGCCCGTGAAGCGATCCGGGTCCTCGAGGGACAGGGCGTCCTCGAATCCCACGTCGGGTCCGGCAAACGTGCCGGGACATTCGTCGCCGCGATGCCGTCGCAGGCCCTGTCCCGGTTCCTCAAGCTCCACGTCGCCCTGTCCAATTTCGACCTGGATGAGGTCGTGCAGACCCGCGTGATCCTCGAGGTCGCGAGTGTGCGGATGGCCGCGGAGAACCGGAGTGACCCGGACCGGGAGACCGTGCTCGCCGAGATGCGGGACGCCACCGTGGAGATGGCGGACCGGACGGCGTCCCGGGCGGCCTTCAACGATGCGGACACCCGCTTCCACATCGCACTGGCACGGGCGGGCGGTAACCGGTTGTTCGCCGACCTGACCCAGGCGATCCGGGAGTCCCTGCGGATCCCGAACCTCCGCGGCTTCGAGGGCATCGTCGACTGGGAGGGATTCTCCGATCTCCTCCGGGACCAGCACGGTCAGATCCTCGACGCGATCGAGGCCGGCGACGCCGACCGGGCCGAGGCCGTCGTCAGGGCGCATATCGCGACGGCGTCCCGGACACTGCCGCTGACACGCTGA
- the ppsA gene encoding phosphoenolpyruvate synthase: MDNVPEVGGKNASLGEMVVNLADAGVRVPGGFATTADAFRRFLAVDGLDDRINSTLEGLDVEDVNELAARGEQIRTWIREQAFPADLETDIRAAYDRLIAEDPHPDEVTWAVRSSATAEDLPDASFAGQQETYLNIGGVENILAAVKAVYASLYNDRAISYRVHNGFIHAEVALSAGVQRMVRSDIGASGVMFTVDTESGFDRAVFITGSYGLGEAVVQGAVNPDEFYVYKPALEAGRSGKDAIVSRTLGGKAVAMRYDRGTGMETATRWEDVAEEDRIRFAITDDQVTELARHALAIEKHYGRPMDIEWGLDGLDGQLYILQARPETVVSRTRGSQTLTNYDLKKTGDEEVLVEGRSIGRKVGSGPVRVLHSITEMDKVKPGDVLVAEITDPDWEPVMKRASAIVTERGGRTCHAAIIARELGVPAIVGTGDATTVLTDGTEVTVSCAEGDTGRVYRGAIDVDETTTSLDEMPELPVKVMMNVATPDQAFAFSQLPNNGVGLARMEFIINRQIGVHPRALLNRDNLEPELQAQIDALTAAYPDPREFFIRRVVEGVSTIAAAFDPKPVIVRLSDFKSNEYANLLAGELYEPNEENPMIGYRGAARYVSEQFRDCFALECEALRRVRDDMGLTNVKIMIPFVRTTDELDDVLELMASHGLKRGDNGLQIVMMCEVPSNYLLADEFLDRIDGFSIGSNDMTQLVLGVDRDSDLVAHDFDERNPAVLKVLASAIASCTARGKYVGICGQGPSDHPDLAAWLMEQGIESMSLTPDTVVRTWLSIAGQQTAK, from the coding sequence ATGGACAATGTCCCCGAGGTCGGCGGCAAGAACGCCTCCCTCGGCGAGATGGTCGTCAACCTGGCGGACGCCGGCGTGCGCGTCCCCGGTGGTTTCGCCACCACCGCCGACGCCTTCCGCCGGTTCCTCGCCGTCGACGGCCTGGACGACCGGATCAACAGCACTCTCGAGGGCCTCGACGTCGAGGACGTCAACGAGCTCGCCGCCCGCGGTGAGCAGATCCGCACCTGGATCCGGGAACAGGCGTTCCCCGCCGACCTGGAGACCGACATCCGGGCCGCCTACGACCGGCTCATCGCCGAGGACCCGCACCCCGACGAGGTCACCTGGGCGGTCCGGTCCTCGGCCACGGCCGAGGACCTGCCGGACGCCTCCTTCGCCGGCCAGCAGGAGACCTACCTCAACATCGGCGGGGTGGAGAACATCCTCGCCGCGGTGAAGGCCGTCTACGCGTCGCTGTACAACGACCGGGCGATCTCCTACCGCGTCCACAACGGTTTCATCCACGCCGAGGTGGCCCTGTCCGCCGGCGTGCAGCGCATGGTGCGGTCCGACATCGGCGCCTCCGGCGTGATGTTCACCGTCGACACCGAATCCGGCTTCGACCGGGCCGTGTTCATCACCGGCTCCTACGGCCTCGGCGAGGCCGTCGTGCAGGGCGCGGTGAACCCCGACGAGTTCTACGTCTACAAGCCCGCACTGGAGGCCGGACGCAGCGGGAAGGACGCCATCGTCTCCCGCACCCTCGGCGGCAAGGCCGTGGCCATGCGCTATGACAGGGGGACCGGCATGGAGACCGCGACCCGCTGGGAGGACGTCGCCGAGGAGGACCGGATCCGGTTCGCGATCACCGACGACCAGGTCACCGAGCTGGCCCGCCACGCGCTCGCGATCGAGAAGCACTACGGCCGTCCGATGGACATCGAGTGGGGGCTCGACGGTCTCGACGGCCAGCTGTACATCCTGCAGGCCCGCCCCGAGACCGTGGTCTCGCGCACCCGCGGTTCCCAGACGCTGACGAACTACGACCTGAAGAAGACCGGCGACGAGGAGGTCCTCGTCGAAGGCCGGTCCATCGGCCGGAAGGTCGGCTCCGGCCCGGTGCGTGTCCTGCACTCGATCACCGAGATGGACAAGGTGAAGCCCGGTGACGTCCTCGTCGCCGAGATCACCGACCCGGACTGGGAGCCGGTGATGAAGCGGGCCTCCGCCATCGTCACCGAGCGGGGCGGCCGGACCTGCCACGCGGCGATCATCGCCCGCGAACTGGGCGTCCCCGCCATCGTCGGCACCGGCGACGCCACCACCGTGCTCACCGACGGCACCGAGGTCACCGTCTCCTGCGCCGAGGGGGACACCGGCCGGGTCTACCGTGGTGCCATCGACGTCGACGAGACGACGACCAGCCTCGACGAGATGCCCGAGCTGCCGGTCAAGGTGATGATGAACGTCGCCACCCCGGACCAGGCCTTCGCCTTCTCCCAGCTGCCGAACAACGGGGTCGGGCTCGCCCGGATGGAGTTCATCATCAACCGGCAGATCGGGGTGCACCCGCGCGCCCTGCTCAACCGCGACAACCTCGAACCCGAACTGCAGGCGCAGATCGACGCCCTCACCGCCGCCTACCCGGACCCGCGGGAGTTCTTCATCCGCCGGGTCGTCGAGGGCGTGTCCACCATCGCCGCGGCCTTCGACCCGAAGCCCGTCATCGTGCGCCTGTCGGACTTCAAGTCCAACGAGTACGCCAACCTCCTCGCCGGCGAACTCTACGAGCCGAACGAGGAGAACCCGATGATCGGCTACCGGGGGGCCGCCCGGTACGTCTCCGAGCAGTTCCGGGACTGCTTCGCCCTGGAATGTGAGGCACTGCGCCGGGTCCGCGACGACATGGGCCTGACGAACGTGAAGATCATGATCCCGTTCGTGCGGACCACCGACGAACTCGACGACGTGCTGGAGCTCATGGCCTCCCACGGCCTGAAGCGGGGCGACAACGGCCTGCAGATCGTCATGATGTGCGAGGTGCCGTCGAACTACCTGCTCGCCGACGAGTTCCTCGACCGGATCGACGGCTTCTCCATCGGCTCCAACGACATGACCCAGCTGGTGCTCGGCGTGGACCGGGATTCCGACCTCGTCGCCCACGACTTCGACGAGCGCAACCCTGCGGTGCTCAAGGTGCTGGCCTCGGCCATCGCGTCCTGCACCGCCCGCGGCAAGTACGTCGGTATCTGCGGCCAGGGCCCGTCCGACCACCCGGATCTCGCCGCATGGCTGATGGAACAGGGCATCGAGTCGATGTCGCTGACCCCGGACACGGTGGTGC
- the rpsI gene encoding 30S ribosomal protein S9, translating into MSDNENYEATEADVQDNVATEDDLAAAAVSEEFVASIGDALATDEGEEAVEAPTLYEGPIQTVGRRKEAVVRIRMVQGSGQFTCNGRSLEDYFPNKLHQQLIKAPLVLLERENQFDFQVNLKGGGPSGQAGATRLAIARALNKYNPEERDALKKAGFLTRDARAVERKKAGLHKARRAPQYSKR; encoded by the coding sequence GTGAGCGACAACGAGAACTACGAGGCCACCGAGGCCGACGTGCAGGACAACGTGGCGACCGAGGATGACCTCGCCGCCGCTGCCGTGAGCGAGGAGTTCGTCGCCTCCATCGGTGACGCTCTCGCCACCGACGAGGGCGAGGAGGCCGTCGAGGCCCCCACCCTGTACGAGGGCCCGATCCAGACCGTCGGCCGCCGCAAGGAGGCTGTCGTCCGTATCCGCATGGTGCAGGGCTCCGGCCAGTTCACCTGCAACGGCCGCAGCCTGGAGGACTACTTCCCGAACAAGCTCCACCAGCAGCTCATCAAGGCGCCGCTGGTCCTGCTCGAGCGGGAGAACCAGTTCGACTTCCAGGTCAACCTCAAGGGCGGTGGCCCGTCCGGCCAGGCCGGTGCGACCCGCCTCGCCATCGCGCGTGCCCTCAACAAGTACAACCCCGAGGAGCGCGACGCCCTGAAGAAGGCCGGGTTCCTCACCCGCGACGCCCGCGCCGTGGAGCGCAAGAAGGCCGGTCTGCACAAGGCCCGCCGCGCCCCGCAGTACTCCAAGCGCTGA
- a CDS encoding type VII secretion-associated protein, producing MTGMVAGAVGLVESGVLVHGAGGMTVTDLLSGFSVTGEPPTAADPVPYRDSDVSLVRLEAVRELVEEVLAERARDPELTSANPVVPRTTFPWGVDSPRSDVLVAGPDAPVVAGYLRTAGLRARTVDVDAALRIAGDLESARLDLGAQDGPSEIPEPSVGDRGTGRAGSRLPTVGAVSAVSAVLAVLLVAGGLGAALLARGGGSGGGGAVAAGTPAAPSPVPTSTSPSSSRPPVPPAPSASAAPPAPVPASRAATPVRVDVPGWRLSGSDERREIWESDDPAVRVLVAAVETPLTSQDELDRRMLDKLGEVPDVRVLSPGPVDYEESYPGSTTRWQVRLVDGHQVSVGCQYREYSSERLAACDRFVATARVG from the coding sequence ATGACAGGGATGGTGGCCGGTGCGGTCGGGCTGGTGGAATCCGGGGTGCTCGTCCACGGCGCCGGCGGGATGACCGTGACCGATCTGCTCAGCGGCTTCTCGGTGACCGGGGAACCGCCGACGGCGGCGGACCCGGTGCCCTACCGGGACAGTGACGTGTCCCTGGTGCGTCTGGAGGCGGTGCGCGAACTCGTCGAGGAAGTGCTCGCGGAACGGGCACGGGACCCCGAACTGACCAGTGCGAATCCGGTGGTGCCCCGGACGACGTTCCCGTGGGGTGTGGACTCACCGCGTTCCGACGTCCTGGTCGCCGGCCCGGACGCCCCGGTCGTCGCCGGCTATCTCCGGACGGCCGGACTGCGCGCCCGCACGGTGGATGTGGATGCGGCGCTGCGGATCGCCGGGGACCTGGAGTCCGCCCGACTCGACCTCGGGGCGCAGGACGGTCCATCGGAGATACCGGAACCATCGGTCGGGGACCGGGGAACCGGCCGCGCCGGGAGCCGGCTGCCGACCGTAGGGGCTGTATCGGCTGTGTCGGCTGTGCTGGCTGTGCTGCTGGTGGCCGGCGGCCTCGGTGCCGCGCTGCTGGCCCGCGGAGGTGGGTCCGGGGGCGGGGGTGCCGTCGCCGCGGGTACCCCCGCAGCCCCGTCGCCGGTCCCGACCTCGACCTCCCCGAGCTCCTCGCGCCCTCCGGTTCCACCGGCGCCGTCGGCCTCTGCGGCGCCCCCGGCCCCGGTGCCGGCGTCCCGGGCTGCGACGCCGGTCCGGGTCGACGTCCCGGGATGGCGGCTCAGCGGATCCGATGAACGGCGGGAGATCTGGGAGTCCGACGATCCGGCGGTCCGGGTGCTCGTCGCCGCCGTGGAAACCCCACTGACCAGCCAGGACGAACTCGACCGCCGGATGCTCGACAAACTCGGGGAGGTCCCCGACGTGCGGGTGCTCTCCCCGGGCCCGGTCGACTACGAGGAGAGCTACCCCGGCTCCACCACGCGATGGCAGGTCAGGCTCGTCGACGGTCACCAGGTCTCGGTGGGCTGCCAGTACCGCGAGTACTCGAGCGAACGGCTCGCCGCCTGCGACCGGTTCGTGGCCACCGCCCGGGTGGGGTGA
- the rplM gene encoding 50S ribosomal protein L13, which produces MTTFHPKSGDLTRKWYVIDATDVVLGRLATHAANLLRGKGKAIYAPNVDCGDNVIIINADKVAVSSNKREREMRYRHSGYPGGLTTLSLGRSLELHPERVIAEAITGMMPHNRLSRQSVKKLRVYAGSEHPFASQKPETYEIKKVAQ; this is translated from the coding sequence GTGACTACTTTCCACCCGAAGAGCGGTGACCTCACCCGCAAGTGGTACGTCATCGACGCCACTGACGTGGTCCTGGGTCGTCTGGCCACCCACGCGGCGAACCTGCTGCGCGGCAAGGGCAAGGCGATCTACGCCCCCAACGTCGACTGTGGCGACAACGTCATCATCATCAACGCCGACAAGGTCGCGGTGTCCTCGAACAAGCGGGAGCGCGAGATGCGCTACCGCCACTCCGGGTACCCGGGCGGCCTGACCACCCTCTCCCTGGGCCGCTCCCTGGAGCTGCACCCGGAGCGCGTGATTGCCGAGGCGATCACCGGCATGATGCCGCACAACCGCCTCTCCCGTCAGTCGGTGAAGAAGCTCCGCGTGTACGCGGGCTCCGAGCACCCCTTCGCTTCCCAGAAGCCGGAGACCTACGAGATCAAGAAGGTGGCCCAGTGA
- a CDS encoding WXG100 family type VII secretion target — protein MSFRTTTDVMHATAGKVDTVNDQVQGELSRLQSTVDGVAGAWRGDAQAAFAQLMVRWNDSARELRTALTGIAENIRGNARGFQQVEDDNIAAFR, from the coding sequence ATGAGTTTCAGGACAACGACCGACGTCATGCACGCGACCGCGGGCAAGGTGGACACGGTCAACGACCAGGTGCAGGGTGAACTGTCGCGGCTGCAGTCGACCGTCGACGGGGTGGCGGGGGCGTGGCGCGGCGATGCGCAGGCGGCCTTCGCCCAGCTCATGGTCCGGTGGAATGACTCGGCCCGTGAACTGCGCACCGCGCTGACGGGCATCGCCGAGAACATCCGCGGCAACGCCCGCGGCTTCCAGCAGGTCGAAGACGACAACATCGCGGCTTTCCGCTGA
- a CDS encoding WXG100 family type VII secretion target yields MIQYNFAAIAQASADIHATSASINGQLDQLKADIAPMVGEWEGESSTAYQDAQRRWDAAAADLNQVLQSVARAVDDANSRMSAINTSAANSWA; encoded by the coding sequence ATGATCCAGTACAATTTCGCGGCGATCGCCCAGGCCTCCGCCGACATCCACGCCACCAGTGCCTCCATCAACGGGCAGCTCGACCAGCTCAAGGCGGACATCGCCCCGATGGTCGGGGAATGGGAGGGCGAGTCCTCGACCGCCTACCAGGACGCCCAGCGCCGGTGGGACGCCGCCGCAGCCGACCTCAACCAGGTGCTGCAGTCGGTGGCCCGCGCCGTCGACGACGCGAACTCCCGGATGAGCGCCATCAACACCAGCGCGGCGAACAGCTGGGCCTGA
- a CDS encoding pyruvate, water dikinase regulatory protein, protein MNTPTTDAPRPVFVVSDSTGITAETQGRALLAHFPRIAFEWTILPFIDTPDKASDALADIAAAGERSGTTPVLFMTVRQPAVAPLVAGAPAEVIDLLGPHLDQLEAALGEPREPAMVPYHAISDLQRYQARMGAVEYTIQHDDAQSFDRLEDAQLVIIAPSRCGKTPTAMYLALQHGLRVANYPLTDDDTPGLLPERLKPVLSRCFGLTTTPRRLSEVRSERRPGSTYAGLDTCRRELRDAEALYRRYRIPFLDSHAMSVEEMASVILTRMHLWT, encoded by the coding sequence GTGAACACCCCGACCACCGACGCCCCCCGCCCCGTCTTCGTCGTCTCCGACAGCACCGGCATCACCGCCGAGACCCAGGGGCGTGCCCTGCTCGCCCACTTCCCGCGGATCGCCTTCGAATGGACGATCCTGCCCTTCATCGACACCCCGGACAAGGCGTCCGACGCGCTCGCCGACATCGCCGCCGCCGGCGAACGGTCCGGCACCACCCCGGTCCTGTTCATGACCGTCCGCCAGCCGGCGGTCGCCCCGCTGGTGGCGGGTGCCCCCGCGGAGGTCATCGACCTGCTCGGCCCGCATCTCGACCAGCTGGAGGCGGCGCTGGGGGAGCCCCGCGAGCCGGCCATGGTGCCGTACCACGCGATCAGTGACCTGCAGCGGTACCAGGCGCGGATGGGGGCGGTCGAGTACACGATCCAGCATGACGACGCCCAGAGTTTCGACCGGCTGGAGGACGCCCAGCTGGTCATCATCGCCCCGTCCCGCTGCGGCAAGACCCCCACCGCGATGTACCTCGCCCTGCAGCACGGGCTGCGGGTGGCGAACTACCCCCTCACCGACGATGACACCCCCGGTCTCCTGCCGGAACGGTTGAAACCCGTCCTCTCCAGGTGTTTCGGTCTCACAACCACCCCCCGTCGGCTCAGTGAGGTGCGGTCGGAGCGGCGTCCCGGAAGCACCTATGCGGGGTTGGACACCTGCCGCCGTGAACTCCGCGACGCCGAGGCACTGTACCGTCGTTACCGGATTCCCTTCCTCGACTCGCATGCCATGAGCGTGGAGGAGATGGCCAGCGTCATCCTCACCCGGATGCACCTGTGGACGTGA
- a CDS encoding FtsK/SpoIIIE domain-containing protein, which translates to MQSQPPPALPKNRQPFLRLLMPAVMLVAVLGMVAVMVLSGMGRSPMAFMFPLMMVGSMAMMFQSGGQDVDEIRRSFHRHLDALADSLRRTRADQLDAAGRIHPAPGALWTLAADGSDAPPGVVRIGTAVQAPEEPLVVPVDGPPEDLEPVCAMGLRDLALHSATIEAPVAVDLREFPWVAVTGAGASGLVRAMQGQLVLQDPAAVTVEGPHDRWLSHHGPLRVRFVDGGLPGSAGAAGEAGDAGDAVTVVAGPDEATAGLARARGLLLRAENGLLAAWTVDGWRDFGTADHLSDVELGMLCRARASDRTATSLLDLPGGGLRAPVGTDPAPVYLDIREAAKGGIGPHGLCVGATGSGKSELLRTIVTSFAHHHSPDDLNFILVDFKGGAAFAGMERLAHTSAVITNLSEEAVLVDRMQDSLLGEMHRRQERLRAAGHTSATDFNAAHPGDMPSLFIIVDEFSELLHARPEFADVFAAVGRLGRSLGMHLLLASQRLEEGRLRGLESHLSYRIALRTFSAVESRALIGTTEAHELPAAPGAAILAEASGGDGGRTRFQAAYVSGPEHPADRRLIRELGRPPAATGTTTDIVLDRAAGPNRNPVWLPPLPAVLPASDLLGSADSVTPLTVPLGLEDLPFDGVQRPFTLDLRRRHWALVGAPGTGKTTAVRALVVGLALRSPGVAVYVIDPGGGLADLARLPQVAAVVTTDLLDRVLDELEQDAPAHRVLVVDGLDAVGEADRRLATLAAGGLGRGVHVVVTAQRWTFRPSLKDLLGGHVELRMTPADADFRDAQRTLPDLPGRGVSPDGKHLQVIAATPQDTEHARRVSVARDEPDRRLRLLPERVTLAELVESQVPGTGAASGILLGVGGPTLGPLSWDPRRLPHLTVVGQARSGVTTALRTVIAAVTAGQDGSAGAGAPVILACDARRGLLGCPGYRSLTGFTGEIERWLTVLGARIPSDAAALTPQMLRDRSWWEGPEVVVVVDDLDHSADLAAVVDRLVPLLPHAADIGLHLVTGRRSAAMTRSAFTPLLQGVRDQTGWVLLSAPREDGPVAGQPLGPRPPGRGLLVQGDAVEIQVAVADSADSADSADRVSGEGSTL; encoded by the coding sequence GTGCAGTCCCAGCCGCCACCGGCGCTGCCGAAGAACAGACAGCCGTTTCTCCGGCTGCTCATGCCCGCCGTCATGCTCGTCGCCGTGCTCGGGATGGTCGCCGTCATGGTGCTGTCCGGGATGGGCCGTAGTCCGATGGCCTTCATGTTCCCGCTGATGATGGTGGGCAGCATGGCCATGATGTTCCAGTCGGGCGGACAGGACGTCGACGAGATCCGCCGGAGCTTCCACCGGCATCTGGACGCCCTGGCCGACAGTCTGCGCCGCACCCGGGCGGACCAGCTGGACGCGGCCGGCCGGATCCACCCGGCACCGGGGGCACTGTGGACGCTGGCGGCGGACGGGTCGGACGCCCCACCCGGGGTGGTGCGGATCGGCACCGCCGTGCAGGCCCCGGAGGAACCCCTGGTCGTCCCGGTCGACGGGCCGCCGGAGGACCTGGAACCGGTGTGCGCGATGGGACTGCGGGACCTGGCGCTGCACTCGGCGACCATCGAGGCTCCGGTCGCGGTCGACCTGCGGGAGTTCCCGTGGGTGGCGGTCACCGGCGCCGGGGCGTCCGGCCTCGTGCGGGCGATGCAGGGGCAGCTGGTGCTGCAGGATCCCGCCGCGGTGACCGTCGAAGGCCCCCACGACCGGTGGCTCAGCCATCACGGACCGCTGCGGGTCCGCTTCGTCGACGGCGGACTGCCCGGCAGTGCCGGAGCGGCCGGGGAAGCCGGGGACGCCGGGGACGCGGTGACCGTCGTCGCCGGTCCCGATGAGGCCACCGCCGGGCTCGCCCGCGCCCGTGGCCTGCTGCTGCGCGCCGAGAACGGCCTGCTCGCCGCCTGGACCGTCGACGGCTGGCGCGATTTCGGCACCGCTGACCACCTCAGCGACGTCGAACTCGGCATGCTCTGCCGGGCCCGGGCGAGCGACCGGACCGCGACCTCGCTGCTCGACCTGCCCGGTGGCGGGCTGCGTGCACCGGTCGGGACGGACCCGGCGCCGGTGTACCTCGACATCAGGGAGGCGGCGAAGGGCGGCATCGGCCCCCACGGCCTGTGCGTCGGCGCCACCGGATCGGGGAAGAGTGAACTTCTGCGCACGATCGTCACCAGCTTCGCCCACCACCACAGCCCCGATGACCTGAACTTCATCCTCGTCGACTTCAAGGGCGGGGCGGCCTTCGCCGGGATGGAACGGCTGGCGCACACCTCGGCGGTGATCACGAACCTGTCGGAGGAGGCGGTCCTCGTCGACCGGATGCAGGATTCGCTGCTCGGCGAGATGCACCGCCGCCAGGAGCGGCTCCGGGCGGCCGGACACACCAGTGCCACGGACTTCAACGCCGCGCACCCCGGCGACATGCCGTCACTGTTCATCATCGTCGACGAATTCTCCGAGCTGCTGCACGCCCGCCCGGAATTCGCGGACGTCTTCGCCGCCGTCGGACGCCTCGGCCGGAGTCTCGGCATGCACCTGCTGCTCGCCTCACAACGGCTCGAGGAGGGGCGACTGCGCGGGCTGGAATCGCACCTGAGCTACCGGATCGCGCTGCGGACCTTCTCGGCGGTGGAGTCCCGCGCCCTCATCGGGACCACCGAGGCCCACGAACTGCCCGCCGCGCCGGGGGCGGCGATCCTCGCCGAAGCCTCCGGTGGGGACGGCGGGCGGACCAGATTCCAGGCCGCCTACGTCTCCGGTCCCGAACACCCGGCGGACCGACGGCTCATCCGGGAGCTCGGCCGGCCGCCGGCCGCGACGGGGACGACCACCGACATCGTCCTCGACCGGGCGGCGGGGCCGAACCGGAATCCGGTGTGGCTGCCCCCGCTGCCCGCCGTCCTCCCCGCCAGCGACCTGCTGGGGTCGGCGGACTCCGTCACCCCGCTGACGGTGCCGCTCGGCCTGGAGGACCTGCCGTTCGACGGTGTGCAACGGCCGTTCACCCTCGACCTGCGCCGCCGGCACTGGGCGCTGGTCGGCGCGCCGGGCACCGGGAAGACCACCGCCGTGCGGGCCCTGGTCGTGGGGCTCGCCCTGCGCTCCCCGGGGGTCGCGGTGTACGTCATCGACCCCGGTGGTGGGCTGGCGGACCTGGCACGGCTGCCGCAGGTCGCCGCGGTGGTGACCACCGACCTGCTGGACCGGGTGCTCGACGAGCTCGAACAGGACGCCCCCGCCCACCGGGTCCTCGTCGTCGACGGTCTGGACGCGGTGGGGGAGGCGGACCGTCGGCTCGCCACCCTGGCCGCCGGCGGCCTCGGCCGCGGTGTGCACGTGGTGGTCACCGCCCAACGCTGGACCTTCCGCCCGAGCCTGAAAGACCTGCTCGGTGGACACGTGGAACTGCGTATGACGCCCGCGGACGCCGACTTCCGCGACGCCCAACGCACCCTCCCGGACCTGCCCGGCCGGGGCGTGTCCCCCGACGGGAAGCATCTGCAGGTCATCGCCGCTACCCCGCAGGACACCGAACACGCCCGCCGGGTCAGCGTGGCCCGGGACGAACCCGACCGTCGGCTGCGTCTGCTGCCGGAACGGGTGACACTGGCTGAACTGGTTGAGTCGCAGGTACCGGGGACCGGGGCGGCGTCCGGAATCCTGCTGGGCGTCGGCGGTCCCACGCTGGGGCCGTTGAGCTGGGACCCGCGGCGTCTGCCGCACCTCACGGTCGTCGGGCAGGCCCGGTCGGGGGTGACCACGGCACTGCGGACCGTCATCGCCGCGGTCACGGCTGGGCAGGACGGGTCGGCCGGGGCCGGCGCTCCGGTGATCCTGGCGTGCGATGCTCGCCGCGGCCTGCTGGGCTGCCCCGGCTACCGCTCACTGACCGGATTCACCGGGGAGATCGAGCGGTGGCTGACTGTCCTCGGCGCCCGTATCCCGTCGGACGCCGCGGCGCTGACGCCGCAGATGCTGCGCGACCGCAGCTGGTGGGAGGGACCGGAGGTCGTGGTCGTCGTCGATGACCTGGACCATTCGGCTGACCTTGCGGCGGTGGTGGACCGGCTGGTGCCGCTGCTGCCGCACGCCGCGGACATCGGCCTGCACCTGGTCACCGGACGCCGCAGTGCGGCCATGACGCGCAGTGCCTTCACCCCGCTGCTGCAGGGGGTACGGGACCAGACCGGATGGGTGCTGCTGTCCGCACCGCGGGAGGACGGGCCGGTTGCCGGACAACCGCTCGGGCCACGACCACCGGGACGCGGCCTGCTGGTGCAGGGCGATGCGGTGGAGATCCAGGTCGCGGTGGCCGACAGTGCCGACAGTGCCGACAGTGCCGACAGAGTGTCGGGAGAGGGGAGCACGCTATGA